The Sulfurospirillum diekertiae genomic sequence AGAGATCTTTACAGCGTTGACTCTCAAAGCTATGCGCATCAATTTCATCTGTTTTTACACCGCCTCTCGTCACTTCAGCTTTGGTATAGCCAAAATTTCCAGCAGGTGCAAAGGTGTACGACTTTAAAGAGCAGAGTAATTCTCGCTCGTGAGCCGTCAATTTGGAAAGCACCTTATCTTCCATACCCATAGCATCCAAAAATGCCTTAATCAGACGTCTAGGAAGTCCAAGTGCTGTAATAATCTGCTTTTTACTCTGTTCTTTCAATAAAGCTTCCATACTCTTGACGTGTGGCAAAAAGTCAATCGTGATATTCCCTTTTTTCCAATATAACGAACCACTCAAAACAGCAGGACCACTAATGCCTTTGTGGGCAAACAGAAGATTCTCGCTAAAGCGTTTCCCTTCTACATGTAGGGTGACAGGCAAAGCAATACCACTGAGTTCTTTCATCCAAAATTGCTCTTTTTGAAGCGTTAATCCGACAAGTGCAGGAGAAGGAGTTACAAAGCTATGTCCAAAAGACTCTGCAATTTTGTAGCCAATATCACTCGCACCAATGCTTGCATAACTCAGCCCTCCACTGGCAACGACTACTTTTTTGGCGTGAATTTCACCTTTATCGGTCGTGACACAAAAATGCTCATTTTTCGTTACATGTAAAACCTTAGTGGAAAGATAAAACGTACAATACGAAGTCAAACGTCCAAAAATGGAGACCAACTCTTTAGCACTGTTGGCACAAAAGATTTGTCCATGATCACGTTCTTCTATGCTCAGGTGGTGTTCTTTGACAAATGAAAGCGTAGATGTAGCATCAAAGGAAGAGAGAACGGGCGCAATAAACGCTTGATCTCCCAGATAATTATCAGTTGTTGCAAAACGATTGGTAAGATTGCATTTTCCACCACCAGAGATCAATAATTTTGCCCCTATTTTAGGATTAACATCCACCAAGGCAACATCATGTCCTTGCAAGTGTGAGGCTGCCATCAAAGCGCTTGCTCCCGCTCCGATGAAAAGAATATCGTGAATTTTCAAACTCAAAACTTTACCAAAATCGATTACTTAACTGCACACGTATAATTAACAGTTGCCGATAAAGAGAGGGTTTCATCGTGCATGATAGGCTCTTCGGTAGGAACAGACTCTTCTTTTAAAGAGGCATTTGCTCGAGAGAGCATACTCTTCATCATGACAGGTTGAGGCTCAGTTCCTTCAAAAGTAACCGCACTTATCTCGCAGTGCATCTTCATCTCTTTTGAAAAAAAGGCTGCTTGTTCGCTCGCTGTTTGTAACAAAGAGGCACGCATCGCAAGACGTGTGCTATTGCGAGTTTTCAGGCTCACTTCCCATGTTAGGGCACTTTGATTGATGAGAACACTTGGCGCTTTAACTTTCTGAATTGCCACTAAGAGAGCATTGTAATGATCAATAGACTTAAAATCACACCCAAAAGAGAGCGTTCCACCGTAGCCATTAAAAATCTGCTTTTGATCTTTATAGGTGTAACGAGGAACAAGATAATAACCACCGCCACGACAAAATTCACCTTTAGGGTCAAACTGCTTAACCGAAGCAACAATGACATTAAGATGTTCTTTAATCGCATCAGCACTTTTGTTTTGCTCTTCAAAACCAATCTGGGCACGTAAAACATCAGGCGTTAATGCTTGTGAAACTTGCTCATTGGTTGTGATATTCATGGCTGCACTGGCAAAAAGGGGTAGAAAGCTGAGTAGAAGCATTACGCTTATTTTCATGGTGTCGCCTTTAATAGTTTATGACCAAGAGGTTGATTTAAACGTTTCAAAATTTTGACGAATGGCATCGTATAGAATAATGCCAGCCGAAGTCGCTTGGTTCAAACTTCTGCCGTTTTTGCCCATCGGAATGGTTATGGCATTTTCCCATTTCATTTTCATCAATTCCATCGGAAGCCCTGTGGACTCACCTCCAAAAAAGAGAAAATCTCCTGGTTTAAAAGAGGCTTCAAAATAAGTTTTCTTTGTTTTGGTTGTAGCAAAAAAGAAACGTTCCAATTTGTCTTTGTGTGCTTCTAAAAAATCATCTAAATTTTCCCAAACCGTCACATCCAACAGATGCCAATAATCTAGCCCTGCACGTTTCACACTCTTATCACTGATCTCAAACATGGTCGGCTTAATGATGTGCAATTTACAATCGGCATTAACGCACATTCGACCAATACTCCCCGTATTTTGCGGGATTTGAGGGTGTACTAAAACGATGTTAAACATAAAATAATCTCCTAAATAACAAAAAACTTTCTTCGATCTACTAAAGCGCACAAACCGAATAATTCTGCCTCATCAGAGGCTAGCTTTAGTGCCCCAGTGGCTAACGTAGTATGTCGGGCTTTGCCCAATATACGTGTCAAAATTAAAATATAATTGTTTTGTTATCGTGAACGAAAATACGTTCCTCAAAAACCAAATCAAGGGCATTGGAGAGCACCACTTTTTCCACATTACGACCTGCGCGTTGCATATCACGCCATGTCATTTCATGATTCACACGTACGACATCTTGCGCGATAATTGGACCTTCATCAAGGTTATTGTTGACAAAGTGCGCGGTGGCTCCAATGATCTTAACACCCCTTGCAAATGCCTGTTTATAAGGATTTGCCCCCACAAAAGCTGGTAAAAATGAGTGGTGAATGTTGATCATTCGCTCGTCATAATGCCCTACAAATTCACTGGATAAAATGCGCATATATTTGGCTAGAACAATATAATCTACCGTGTATTGTGCCAACACTTCCAAGACTTTTGTCTCATGTTCGGCTCGGTTCAATCCTTCATGGCTGACACAGTGAAAGGGAATGTTAAATTTATTGCTCAAATCTCTTAAATCTTCGTAGTTCGAAACAATCGCTAAAATGTTTGCATTGAGATCATCACTATCATGCTTTAGTAAAATATCACCCAAACAATGTGTCTCTTTTGTACCCATTAAGATGATGTCTTTTTTGCGTGCTTCTGCTACATAAATCTCCGCATGCGCTGGCAACATCGCTTGAAGCGTTCCTTGAAATTCGTTCATGTTGACTTCGCCACTCAGCTCCGCACGCATAAAAAATTTACCGTTTTCTCTGTCAACATACTCATCATTTTTGATAATGTTCAGCTGATATTTAAATACCACATCCGCAATGCGGTAAATCAACCCCTTCTCATCCGAACAATCAATTTTTAAAATATAATTTTTAGCTGTTTCCATCTATTTACACACC encodes the following:
- a CDS encoding NAD(P)/FAD-dependent oxidoreductase, with the protein product MKIHDILFIGAGASALMAASHLQGHDVALVDVNPKIGAKLLISGGGKCNLTNRFATTDNYLGDQAFIAPVLSSFDATSTLSFVKEHHLSIEERDHGQIFCANSAKELVSIFGRLTSYCTFYLSTKVLHVTKNEHFCVTTDKGEIHAKKVVVASGGLSYASIGASDIGYKIAESFGHSFVTPSPALVGLTLQKEQFWMKELSGIALPVTLHVEGKRFSENLLFAHKGISGPAVLSGSLYWKKGNITIDFLPHVKSMEALLKEQSKKQIITALGLPRRLIKAFLDAMGMEDKVLSKLTAHERELLCSLKSYTFAPAGNFGYTKAEVTRGGVKTDEIDAHSFESQRCKDLYFIGEVLDVTGELGGFNFQWAFASASFLVKAII
- a CDS encoding SIMPL domain-containing protein (The SIMPL domain is named for its presence in mouse protein SIMPL (signalling molecule that associates with mouse pelle-like kinase). Bacterial member BP26, from Brucella, was shown to assemble into a channel-like structure, while YggE from E. coli has been associated with resistance to oxidative stress.) — its product is MKISVMLLLSFLPLFASAAMNITTNEQVSQALTPDVLRAQIGFEEQNKSADAIKEHLNVIVASVKQFDPKGEFCRGGGYYLVPRYTYKDQKQIFNGYGGTLSFGCDFKSIDHYNALLVAIQKVKAPSVLINQSALTWEVSLKTRNSTRLAMRASLLQTASEQAAFFSKEMKMHCEISAVTFEGTEPQPVMMKSMLSRANASLKEESVPTEEPIMHDETLSLSATVNYTCAVK
- a CDS encoding tRNA (cytidine(34)-2'-O)-methyltransferase, producing the protein MFNIVLVHPQIPQNTGSIGRMCVNADCKLHIIKPTMFEISDKSVKRAGLDYWHLLDVTVWENLDDFLEAHKDKLERFFFATTKTKKTYFEASFKPGDFLFFGGESTGLPMELMKMKWENAITIPMGKNGRSLNQATSAGIILYDAIRQNFETFKSTSWS
- the purU gene encoding formyltetrahydrofolate deformylase codes for the protein METAKNYILKIDCSDEKGLIYRIADVVFKYQLNIIKNDEYVDRENGKFFMRAELSGEVNMNEFQGTLQAMLPAHAEIYVAEARKKDIILMGTKETHCLGDILLKHDSDDLNANILAIVSNYEDLRDLSNKFNIPFHCVSHEGLNRAEHETKVLEVLAQYTVDYIVLAKYMRILSSEFVGHYDERMINIHHSFLPAFVGANPYKQAFARGVKIIGATAHFVNNNLDEGPIIAQDVVRVNHEMTWRDMQRAGRNVEKVVLSNALDLVFEERIFVHDNKTIIF